CTCCACCACCTGCGGTCCACCTCGATGAAACACACAAGACCGCGGGACCTGATCTCGAGCCCAACTGCACATTCGACTCATTCGTTGTGGGCCCTTCGAACCAGTTCTCATATCACGTGGCTCTTGCTGTCGCTGAAGCTCCGGGAACCGCTTATAATCCCTTGTTCATCTATGGGGGCGCTGGTCTCGGTAAGACACACCTCCTCCAAGCGATCGCCTCTTACGTCCGCTCAAGCTATCCCCACCTTCGGGTCAAGTACGTTACCAGCGAGCAGTTCACAAACGACTTCATCAAGTCGATCGGTGACCGTGATAAGAACCGCACCGAAGGCTTCCGTCGCGCGTATCGGGAGAATGACGTCCTGCTTATCGATGATATCCAATTCATCCAGGGTAAGGAGACCACGCAGACTGAGTTCTTCCATACATTCAATACGCTCCGTGAGGCAGGCAAACAGATCGTCATGACCTCTGATCGGCCACCCGCGGAGATCGGCAACATCGAAGAGCGCCTGCGTACCAGGTTCGGGTGGGGGTTGATCGCGGATATACAACCACCGGATCTTGAGACGCGTATTGCAATCCTTCGGCGGAAGGCCGATATGGCTCGTCTTGCCGCCCCTGATGACGTTCTGGCTTTCATCGCTGAGCGGCTCTCAAGCAACATCCGTGAGCTTGAAGGGGCCCTAGTGCGCGTCTCTGCTTACAGTTCTGTGTCACAGCGTCCTATCGACCTCGCCCTCGCTGAAAGCGTGTTGAAAGACACTTTCCCTGAGCGCTCCGTCAAACCTATCTCTATCTCTACAATCCAACAGGAGGTCTGTAAGTTCTATCAGATATCCCGGGCCGATCTTGTTGGAGACAAGCGTTCTCAAGCGATCGCATTTCCCCGTCAGGTCGCGATGTACCTTTGCAGAGAACTCACGGACT
This genomic window from Synergistaceae bacterium DZ-S4 contains:
- the dnaA gene encoding chromosomal replication initiator protein DnaA; the encoded protein is PPPAVHLDETHKTAGPDLEPNCTFDSFVVGPSNQFSYHVALAVAEAPGTAYNPLFIYGGAGLGKTHLLQAIASYVRSSYPHLRVKYVTSEQFTNDFIKSIGDRDKNRTEGFRRAYRENDVLLIDDIQFIQGKETTQTEFFHTFNTLREAGKQIVMTSDRPPAEIGNIEERLRTRFGWGLIADIQPPDLETRIAILRRKADMARLAAPDDVLAFIAERLSSNIRELEGALVRVSAYSSVSQRPIDLALAESVLKDTFPERSVKPISISTIQQEVCKFYQISRADLVGDKRSQAIAFPRQVAMYLCRELTDYSLPKIGGEFGGRDHTTVMYANSKIQRLINEQRDVYNQIQTLTNLVRQRN